The following proteins come from a genomic window of Achromobacter deleyi:
- a CDS encoding NCS1 family nucleobase:cation symporter-1 — protein MDIRNPSPGLYNEDLAPTKDRRWGAFSIFNVWTSDVHSLWGYYLAASLFLLCGSFVNFLIAIGLSSLVIFFLMNLMGYAGEKTGVPYPVLARASFGIWGANLAALVRAVVACFWYGAQTAAASGAIVALLVRNDSLLAFHQNTHWLGHSGLELICYVGIWALQLLIIQKGMETVRRFQDWAGPAVWIAMLVLAVGLCVKAGGFSLDHGIPMDVLLDKTRDAGVNGAPGSFWALMAVGATWITYFAALYLNFCDFSRYARDKQAVKRGNLWGLPVNLVAFSLVAGVTTIAAYKVYGEVLLHPEQISTKFDSWVLALLAALTFAVATLGINVVANFVSAAFDISNVFPKRIDFKRGGYIAALIALVLYPFAPWEGGAAHFVNAIGATMGPLLGIILVDYYLVAKGRINVAALYDEHGEYRYQGGWNVNALIATGIGSVFSTILPNFTDVLPPWWATYGWFFGVMIGGGVYWVLATLRPRVIPAMA, from the coding sequence ATCGATATCCGAAATCCGTCGCCCGGTCTCTACAACGAGGACCTGGCCCCCACGAAAGACCGCCGCTGGGGCGCCTTCAGCATCTTCAACGTCTGGACCTCGGACGTGCACAGCCTGTGGGGCTACTACCTGGCCGCCAGCCTGTTCCTGCTGTGCGGCAGCTTCGTCAACTTCCTGATCGCCATCGGCTTGAGCTCGCTGGTGATCTTCTTCCTCATGAACCTGATGGGCTATGCCGGCGAAAAGACCGGCGTGCCCTACCCCGTCCTGGCGCGCGCCTCGTTCGGCATCTGGGGCGCCAACCTGGCGGCGCTGGTGCGCGCGGTGGTGGCGTGCTTCTGGTACGGCGCGCAGACCGCGGCGGCCTCGGGCGCCATCGTCGCGCTGCTGGTGCGCAACGACAGCCTGCTGGCTTTCCACCAGAACACGCACTGGCTGGGGCATTCGGGGCTGGAGTTGATCTGCTACGTCGGCATCTGGGCGCTGCAATTGCTCATCATCCAGAAAGGCATGGAAACGGTGCGCCGGTTCCAGGATTGGGCCGGCCCGGCCGTGTGGATCGCCATGCTGGTGCTGGCGGTGGGGCTGTGCGTGAAGGCCGGCGGCTTCAGCCTCGACCACGGCATTCCGATGGACGTGCTGCTCGACAAGACCCGCGACGCGGGCGTGAACGGCGCGCCGGGCAGCTTCTGGGCGCTGATGGCGGTGGGCGCGACCTGGATCACCTACTTCGCGGCGCTGTACCTGAATTTCTGCGATTTCTCGCGCTATGCCCGCGACAAGCAGGCGGTCAAGCGCGGCAACCTGTGGGGCCTGCCGGTGAACCTGGTGGCCTTCTCGCTGGTGGCGGGCGTCACCACCATCGCCGCCTACAAGGTCTACGGCGAAGTGCTGCTGCACCCCGAACAGATCTCCACCAAGTTCGACAGCTGGGTGCTGGCGCTGCTGGCCGCCCTGACCTTCGCGGTGGCCACGCTGGGCATCAACGTGGTGGCGAACTTCGTGTCGGCCGCGTTCGACATCTCGAACGTGTTCCCCAAGCGCATCGACTTCAAGCGCGGCGGCTACATCGCCGCGCTGATCGCCCTGGTGCTGTATCCCTTCGCGCCATGGGAAGGCGGCGCGGCGCACTTCGTCAACGCCATCGGCGCCACCATGGGCCCGCTGCTGGGCATCATCCTGGTGGACTATTACCTGGTGGCCAAGGGCCGCATCAATGTCGCGGCGCTGTATGACGAGCACGGCGAGTACCGCTACCAGGGCGGCTGGAACGTCAACGCGCTGATCGCCACCGGCATCGGCAGCGTGTTCTCGACCATCCTGCCGAACTTCACGGACGTGTTGCCGCCGTGGTGGGCCACCTACGGCTGGTTCTTCGGCGTGATGATCGGCGGCGGCGTCTACTGGGTGCTGGCCACGCTGCGCCCGCGGGTGATTCCGGCCATGGCCTGA